From Gimesia panareensis, the proteins below share one genomic window:
- a CDS encoding aldehyde dehydrogenase family protein, whose protein sequence is MATDVLDTVAATPQIRKTQLLINGEWCDAVSGKTFATVNPATEEVIAEVAEGDAADIDLAVKAARAAFETGPWSKMDARDRGRLMYRLADLIEENIEELAALESLDNGKPIRDSRAADLPLVIDCLRYYAGWADKIEGTTIPIRGNHFCYTRREPIGVAGQIIPWNFPLLMVAWKWAPALAAGCTIVMKPAEQTPLSCLRLAELAMEAGYPPGVINVVPGYGPTAGAALVKHPDVDKIAFTGEDATAKIIMADAAATLKRLTFELGGKSPNVVFADSDLDAAVAGAEFGLFFNQGQCCCAGSRLFVEESVHEEFVARIVERAAARKLGDPLNPETTQGPQVDQAQMEKILSYIQKGNEAGAKCVTGGSRFGDKGYFVEPTVFDQVTDEMPIATDEIFGPVLSILPFKNLDEVITRANNTHFGLAAAVWTSDVKKAHLMAQSIKAGTVWVNCYDVFDAAAPFGGFKRSGIGRELGAAGLANYTELKTVTMNLD, encoded by the coding sequence ATGGCCACAGACGTTCTAGATACCGTAGCAGCCACTCCCCAGATCCGAAAAACTCAACTGCTCATCAACGGAGAATGGTGTGATGCCGTCAGCGGGAAAACTTTTGCGACGGTGAATCCAGCGACGGAAGAGGTTATTGCGGAAGTGGCTGAAGGGGATGCTGCTGATATTGATCTGGCTGTCAAAGCAGCCCGCGCTGCCTTTGAGACCGGGCCCTGGTCAAAGATGGATGCCCGGGATCGTGGTCGGTTGATGTACCGTCTGGCAGATCTCATTGAAGAAAACATCGAGGAACTCGCAGCATTGGAGTCCCTGGATAACGGCAAGCCCATTCGCGACAGTCGTGCTGCAGACCTGCCTTTGGTCATTGATTGTCTGCGATACTATGCAGGCTGGGCAGACAAGATTGAAGGCACTACGATTCCCATTCGCGGAAATCATTTCTGCTATACACGGCGGGAACCAATTGGCGTGGCCGGTCAGATCATTCCCTGGAACTTCCCACTACTGATGGTTGCCTGGAAATGGGCACCGGCCTTGGCCGCCGGTTGTACGATCGTCATGAAACCTGCAGAGCAGACTCCACTCTCCTGTCTGCGTCTGGCGGAACTGGCCATGGAGGCCGGCTACCCCCCGGGAGTCATCAATGTGGTGCCCGGTTACGGTCCGACTGCGGGAGCAGCCCTGGTGAAACATCCCGATGTGGATAAGATCGCTTTCACTGGTGAAGATGCGACCGCGAAAATCATCATGGCAGATGCGGCAGCGACTCTCAAACGTCTCACATTCGAACTGGGAGGCAAGAGTCCGAACGTGGTCTTTGCAGACAGTGACCTGGATGCTGCTGTGGCAGGAGCAGAGTTCGGTCTGTTTTTCAATCAGGGGCAATGCTGTTGTGCCGGCAGTCGACTGTTCGTCGAAGAATCGGTTCACGAAGAATTCGTTGCCAGGATTGTCGAGCGAGCCGCTGCCCGAAAACTAGGTGATCCCCTGAATCCAGAAACGACACAGGGACCGCAGGTGGATCAGGCACAGATGGAAAAAATTCTAAGCTACATTCAGAAGGGCAACGAGGCCGGGGCGAAATGTGTGACCGGCGGATCCCGGTTCGGTGATAAAGGGTACTTTGTGGAACCGACGGTTTTCGATCAGGTCACCGATGAAATGCCGATTGCCACGGATGAAATCTTCGGTCCCGTGTTAAGCATCCTGCCTTTTAAAAATCTGGATGAAGTCATTACACGTGCTAACAACACCCATTTTGGTCTGGCTGCAGCGGTCTGGACCAGCGATGTGAAAAAGGCGCATCTGATGGCCCAGAGCATCAAGGCGGGGACCGTCTGGGTGAACTGCTATGATGTCTTTGATGCAGCAGCCCCATTCGGCGGGTTCAAACGCAGCGGTATCGGCCGCGAACTGGGGGCCGCAGGGCTCGCCAACTATACAGAACTGAAGACCGTGACCATGAATCTGGACTGA
- a CDS encoding cation:proton antiporter domain-containing protein — protein MGSWHIIFTLGIFLAAGLLAGTLGELFRLPKVTAYLLMGVILGPAIFDLIPHEHLEELKPLTDLAMALVLFGLGNHFTLSRLRRLFKRVLPLSMGEVLGTFFIVFVGLLLVGESGSAAILLGALAIATAPATTILVLKEMQSEGPISEYTGILVALNNLISIIAFEVIFVVVYFFQVDSAHASVLPQFGHLLLDIFGSVFIGVFGGLMISYGSSIIKGSRRIIMFIGLIALALGLCRTTGMPYMLTFLAMGFTVANSLAEEEVPKVEAELNPLTGFLCVLFFIIHGAELKPQQFIEAGLVGGSYIVLRLLGKYIGIFIPARMRGEEPEVSIWLGTTLFAQAGAAIALSAIAVSRDPVLGGHLQTIILGSVVFFEIVGPIMIRQSVLRAGEVPLIHAIHHTAGDPISEFQSMIRRFLVSFGLLSEIDQPPDQILVEQLYRKNVKGISQTATFNEVISFIEHSHDNTFPVIGPNEEVVGVIRYQDLSNTLFDPKIGSLVRAADLANNLETIVYPDDSLARVWAKFREGSYDCLPVVSREQPHRMLGVIRRWEILKYYIKGHRSAQNQDGK, from the coding sequence ATGGGTTCGTGGCATATCATCTTTACTCTCGGAATCTTTCTGGCCGCTGGTCTACTGGCGGGCACACTGGGGGAGCTTTTCCGCCTGCCTAAAGTGACCGCCTATCTCCTGATGGGAGTGATTCTGGGCCCAGCCATCTTCGATCTGATCCCTCACGAACATCTGGAAGAACTTAAACCGCTGACCGACCTGGCAATGGCCCTGGTTCTGTTTGGGCTGGGGAATCACTTTACACTCTCCCGGCTGCGACGATTGTTTAAACGTGTCTTACCACTTTCGATGGGCGAGGTACTCGGCACTTTTTTCATTGTCTTTGTTGGCCTGCTGCTGGTCGGGGAATCGGGGAGTGCAGCGATTCTACTGGGGGCGCTTGCGATTGCCACTGCACCTGCCACGACGATTCTCGTTCTGAAAGAAATGCAGTCCGAAGGGCCGATCTCCGAATATACAGGAATTCTGGTCGCTCTGAATAACCTGATTTCCATCATCGCCTTTGAAGTGATCTTCGTGGTGGTTTATTTTTTTCAGGTCGATAGTGCCCATGCTTCCGTGCTTCCCCAGTTTGGACATCTGCTGCTCGATATCTTCGGGTCTGTCTTTATCGGTGTTTTCGGCGGCCTGATGATCAGCTATGGCAGTTCGATTATCAAAGGCAGTCGCCGCATCATCATGTTTATCGGTCTGATTGCCCTGGCACTGGGGTTATGTCGGACTACCGGGATGCCCTACATGCTGACCTTTCTTGCGATGGGCTTTACCGTCGCCAACTCACTGGCGGAAGAAGAAGTTCCCAAAGTAGAAGCCGAACTGAATCCGTTAACTGGTTTTCTGTGTGTCCTCTTCTTCATCATTCACGGAGCGGAACTGAAACCGCAGCAGTTTATCGAAGCCGGGCTGGTGGGAGGCAGCTATATTGTGCTGCGACTGTTGGGGAAATACATCGGTATCTTTATTCCGGCACGAATGCGGGGAGAAGAACCCGAAGTGTCAATCTGGCTGGGGACGACCCTGTTTGCCCAGGCAGGAGCGGCCATTGCACTCTCGGCGATTGCAGTCAGCCGCGATCCTGTGCTGGGTGGTCATCTGCAGACGATTATTCTCGGATCGGTGGTCTTTTTTGAAATTGTCGGTCCGATCATGATTCGCCAGTCAGTCTTGCGTGCGGGGGAGGTTCCTCTGATTCATGCGATCCACCATACCGCCGGCGACCCGATCAGCGAATTCCAGTCAATGATCAGGCGATTTCTGGTTTCATTCGGGCTTCTGTCTGAAATCGATCAGCCCCCCGATCAGATTCTGGTCGAACAGCTTTATCGAAAAAACGTAAAGGGGATCTCTCAGACAGCTACGTTTAACGAAGTCATTTCGTTTATCGAACACAGCCATGATAACACGTTTCCCGTGATCGGTCCGAACGAAGAGGTCGTGGGAGTAATTCGTTATCAGGATTTGAGTAATACCCTGTTTGACCCCAAAATTGGTTCTCTGGTGCGTGCTGCCGACCTGGCGAATAACCTGGAGACCATCGTCTATCCAGACGATTCGCTGGCACGAGTCTGGGCCAAATTCCGCGAGGGTTCCTACGATTGTCTGCCGGTCGTCTCTCGTGAGCAGCCCCACCGTATGCTGGGGGTCATCAGGCGATGGGAGATTCTGAAGTATTACATCAAAGGGCATCGGTCAGCCCAGAACCAGGATGGTAAATAA
- the gmd gene encoding GDP-mannose 4,6-dehydratase, with amino-acid sequence MSRVALITGINGQDGYYLSRFLESKDYEVHGITSCSKPGIGEPPKNCYYCDFAEGSNLNEILDRVKPDEVYHLAAQSHVRLSFDIPVYTAEVTGVGTLRLLDAIRYYEQQSGKKVRFYQASSSEMFGKVVETPQSETTPFHPRSPYACAKVFSYWLTINYRESYGMFACNGILFNHESPRRGEAFVTRKITKAVARIKLGMQDKLFLGNIDAKRDWGFAGDYVEAMWLILQQENPDDFVIGTGETHSVREFLEAAFGAVDLDWRKYVEIDPQFYRPAEVELLCADPSKAREKLKWEPKVTFEELARLMVEADLKRAEQEKLLSESAS; translated from the coding sequence GTGAGTCGAGTTGCCCTGATCACCGGAATTAATGGCCAGGATGGATACTATCTTTCCCGATTTCTGGAAAGTAAAGATTACGAGGTCCATGGAATCACCTCCTGCAGTAAACCGGGCATCGGAGAGCCTCCCAAAAACTGTTACTACTGTGATTTTGCAGAGGGCTCGAACCTGAATGAGATTCTGGATCGTGTCAAACCTGACGAAGTCTATCACCTGGCAGCTCAGAGCCATGTCAGACTCTCTTTTGACATTCCCGTTTATACCGCGGAAGTCACAGGGGTCGGCACGCTGCGTCTGCTGGATGCCATTCGGTATTACGAACAACAGAGCGGCAAGAAGGTTCGTTTCTACCAGGCATCCTCCAGTGAGATGTTCGGCAAGGTGGTCGAAACCCCTCAGAGTGAAACGACTCCCTTTCATCCCCGCAGTCCGTATGCGTGTGCCAAAGTCTTCTCTTACTGGCTGACGATCAATTACCGGGAATCTTATGGCATGTTTGCCTGTAACGGCATTCTGTTCAACCATGAATCACCGCGGCGGGGCGAAGCCTTTGTGACCCGGAAAATTACCAAAGCCGTAGCGAGGATCAAGCTGGGAATGCAGGACAAACTGTTCCTGGGCAACATCGATGCCAAACGGGACTGGGGATTTGCCGGGGACTATGTGGAAGCGATGTGGCTGATTCTCCAGCAGGAGAATCCCGATGATTTTGTTATTGGAACCGGCGAAACGCACTCGGTAAGAGAATTTCTGGAAGCTGCCTTTGGTGCTGTCGATCTCGACTGGCGAAAGTATGTGGAAATCGATCCCCAGTTCTATCGACCTGCAGAAGTGGAATTGCTCTGTGCGGATCCCAGTAAAGCCCGTGAAAAGCTGAAATGGGAACCCAAGGTCACATTTGAAGAACTCGCACGTCTGATGGTGGAAGCCGATCTGAAACGGGCGGAACAGGAAAAACTGCTGAGTGAATCTGCCTCCTGA
- the ligA gene encoding NAD-dependent DNA ligase LigA: MSVQKEIEQLRQQLEHHNRLYYIKAKPEISDREFDKMMKRLEQLEEEHPEFDSPDSPTKKVGGAPIEGFQTVAHRVPMLSIDNIFELDGLKDFETRICKLLGEDQVELTAEYKIDGVAVSLVYENGHLVQGVTRGDGQQGDDITHNVRTIGGVPLRLNVKKPPALLEVRGEAYISNSDFQVLNVEMQEQGKEPFANPRNTTAGGLKLLDPKLCAKRKIRFFAHGIGAVEGVDYQTHVKYLAAIQEMGIPATPNVKAFPNLEKTMEHAQTMMDDLHTLDFEVDGIVLKVNRFDQRDLLGNTSKSPRWVVAYKWERYEAVTRAESIVFQVGKTGTVTPVANLEPVQIAGTTVSRASLHNHDEMLRLGIQIGDWVVVEKAGKIIPHVVRVEEHRRDGTQQELEFPSHCPECNTELVKDEGGVYIRCPNPECPASVRETLRYYASRQAMDIEGMGIKMIEQLLEAGLLTGLADIYRLDEHYEDLVNLERQGEKSIDNLLAGIESSKQQPLWRLLTGLNIRHVGASNARILEQEFGTIDEIIKQSVEDLAEVNEIGPVIAESVYNFFHSDFGQKLVSDLKELGLNMGTPVAKKEKASGVLDGKTVVVTGTLSQFTRGEAKELIVKHGGKASGSVSSKTDYLLAGEKAGSKLTKAQELDVPVLSEEEFLTMLGEE, encoded by the coding sequence ATGAGCGTTCAAAAAGAAATCGAACAACTTCGCCAGCAACTCGAACATCATAACCGGCTGTATTATATCAAGGCGAAGCCGGAAATCTCTGACCGCGAATTCGATAAGATGATGAAGCGGCTGGAGCAACTCGAGGAAGAACATCCGGAGTTTGATTCACCCGACAGCCCGACCAAAAAGGTCGGTGGGGCACCGATTGAAGGTTTCCAGACAGTCGCCCACCGCGTGCCGATGCTTTCCATCGATAATATCTTTGAACTGGATGGTCTCAAGGATTTCGAGACGCGTATCTGCAAACTGCTGGGGGAAGACCAGGTTGAACTGACTGCCGAGTATAAAATTGACGGGGTTGCCGTCTCATTAGTTTATGAAAACGGGCATCTCGTACAGGGAGTGACCCGAGGCGACGGTCAGCAGGGTGATGACATCACTCATAATGTCCGCACGATCGGCGGTGTTCCCCTGCGGTTGAATGTCAAAAAACCTCCCGCACTGCTGGAAGTCCGGGGGGAAGCCTACATCAGCAATTCTGATTTTCAGGTGCTGAATGTCGAAATGCAGGAGCAGGGGAAAGAGCCTTTTGCCAATCCCCGGAACACGACGGCTGGTGGACTGAAACTGCTGGATCCGAAACTTTGTGCCAAGCGGAAGATTCGTTTCTTTGCACATGGTATCGGCGCAGTAGAAGGCGTCGATTATCAGACACATGTGAAATACCTCGCCGCCATTCAGGAGATGGGAATCCCGGCTACGCCTAATGTGAAGGCTTTCCCCAACCTGGAAAAGACGATGGAACACGCCCAGACGATGATGGACGATCTGCACACGCTCGATTTTGAAGTCGACGGGATTGTGCTTAAAGTCAACCGTTTTGATCAACGTGATCTGCTCGGGAATACATCCAAAAGTCCGCGTTGGGTTGTGGCCTATAAATGGGAACGCTATGAAGCGGTCACCCGGGCCGAGTCGATCGTATTCCAGGTCGGCAAGACGGGAACGGTGACGCCGGTCGCCAATCTCGAGCCGGTGCAGATTGCCGGGACAACAGTCTCACGTGCCAGTTTGCACAATCATGATGAAATGCTGCGGCTGGGGATTCAGATTGGTGACTGGGTGGTTGTGGAGAAGGCAGGGAAAATCATTCCGCACGTGGTACGCGTTGAAGAACATCGCCGGGATGGCACGCAGCAGGAACTGGAATTTCCCTCTCACTGTCCCGAGTGCAATACGGAACTGGTTAAGGATGAAGGGGGCGTCTATATCCGGTGCCCCAATCCCGAATGTCCCGCTTCTGTACGTGAAACGCTCCGGTACTATGCCTCGCGTCAGGCGATGGACATTGAAGGGATGGGCATCAAGATGATCGAACAGTTGCTCGAAGCCGGACTTCTCACTGGGCTGGCTGACATCTATCGGCTGGACGAGCATTACGAAGACCTGGTCAATCTGGAACGGCAGGGAGAAAAGTCGATCGATAATCTGCTGGCTGGGATTGAAAGTTCGAAACAGCAGCCGCTCTGGCGGTTACTCACAGGACTCAATATCCGACATGTCGGCGCCAGTAATGCCCGCATCCTCGAACAGGAATTTGGGACGATCGACGAGATCATAAAGCAGAGTGTGGAAGATCTGGCGGAAGTCAACGAAATTGGCCCTGTGATTGCCGAGTCGGTATATAACTTTTTCCACTCTGATTTTGGACAGAAGCTGGTTTCCGATCTGAAAGAGCTGGGCCTCAATATGGGGACGCCCGTCGCTAAAAAAGAAAAGGCCTCGGGCGTACTTGACGGAAAAACAGTGGTCGTTACGGGAACTCTCTCACAGTTTACACGTGGCGAAGCCAAGGAATTGATTGTCAAACATGGCGGCAAAGCTTCCGGTTCCGTTTCTTCCAAGACCGACTATCTGCTCGCAGGGGAGAAGGCCGGCAGCAAGCTGACCAAGGCCCAGGAACTGGATGTGCCTGTTCTTTCCGAAGAGGAATTTCTCACGATGCTGGGAGAAGAGTAG
- a CDS encoding radical SAM protein, whose amino-acid sequence MNLPVRQFNDQEILQARGLKNRVSEQRPYAFLNEVEPSASGKPVETSTLFLTNRECPFRCLMCDLWQNTTDESISVGSIPRQIQYALNRLPAARQIKLYNSGNFFDAKAIPREDWPAIAELVETFERVIVENHPLLCNESCTDFQKQIAGQLEIALGLETIHPEVLPALNKRMTLDDFARAAEFLRQHEIEVRAFILLKPPFLEESEGVAWAIRSVEYAFSLGVGCCAVIPTRPGNGMLELLQSQGQFSIPALSSVEEVLEQCLQLNQGRVFMDLWDLERLYPHETDLQQRLERLEQMNLTQGMPSST is encoded by the coding sequence ATGAACTTACCTGTTCGCCAATTCAACGATCAGGAGATCCTGCAGGCCCGCGGCCTCAAAAATCGGGTCTCCGAGCAGCGTCCCTATGCTTTTTTAAATGAAGTCGAACCCTCTGCCTCCGGCAAGCCGGTTGAAACCTCGACGCTGTTCCTGACGAATCGCGAATGCCCGTTTCGCTGCCTGATGTGTGACCTGTGGCAGAACACAACGGATGAAAGCATTTCTGTCGGATCGATTCCACGACAGATTCAATATGCCCTCAATCGTCTCCCGGCTGCCAGACAGATCAAGCTGTATAACAGCGGCAACTTTTTTGATGCGAAAGCCATCCCCCGGGAGGATTGGCCCGCGATTGCGGAGCTGGTTGAGACTTTTGAGCGTGTCATTGTCGAGAATCACCCCCTGCTCTGCAACGAGTCCTGCACTGATTTTCAGAAGCAGATTGCCGGCCAACTGGAAATCGCCTTAGGCCTCGAAACAATACACCCTGAAGTGTTACCGGCACTCAACAAACGAATGACGCTCGATGACTTTGCCCGGGCTGCTGAATTCCTGCGGCAGCATGAGATTGAAGTCCGGGCATTCATTCTGCTCAAACCCCCGTTCCTGGAGGAATCAGAAGGAGTCGCGTGGGCAATTCGCTCTGTCGAATATGCGTTTTCGCTGGGGGTGGGCTGCTGTGCCGTGATTCCGACCCGGCCGGGTAACGGCATGCTCGAGCTGTTGCAGTCACAAGGACAGTTTTCGATACCCGCACTCTCCTCCGTCGAAGAAGTACTGGAACAGTGCCTGCAACTGAATCAGGGACGTGTTTTTATGGATCTGTGGGATCTGGAAAGACTCTATCCGCACGAAACTGATCTCCAGCAGCGGCTGGAACGACTGGAGCAGATGAATCTGACCCAAGGTATGCCGAGTTCCACCTGA
- a CDS encoding asparagine synthase-related protein yields the protein MIHHEYVERLVNLLDPEANLLFNMTFEEAVERVGNGSPAQIREIDGQFALVHKEGTRVRMARSIGRPMRFFLAKRAEGPCLVIAERIDEIYEFLKSEGLDDQFHPSYTRMVPAHYLLELQLIGCPDPNPKTTRFFTPERNRLTNKLDEIGKQYISAVSEEIHKWLDMIPQQEPIGMLFSGGIDSGAIFLLLYHALISRQESPSRLKAFSLSIDGEGSDCRQAFEFLDQLNLSLFLEIMEVPQDSLDYRETIKVVEDYKALDVQAATMTYALCKKIREQYPHWKYLIDGDGGDENLKDYPIDANPELTIRSVLNNLMLYQEGWGVEAVKHSLTYSGGQSRGHVRTYAPARTLGFQGFSPYALPNVIEVAEGIPFIELTDWDPRKLYALKGDIVCRGVKQVTGLSMPVYPKRRFQEGTLNGDSFQSVFAESENVYRQTLLSLFQQPS from the coding sequence ATGATTCATCACGAATACGTGGAGCGGCTTGTCAATTTACTCGACCCAGAAGCGAATCTGCTCTTCAATATGACTTTTGAAGAGGCCGTCGAGCGTGTCGGAAATGGATCCCCCGCGCAGATCCGGGAGATTGACGGGCAATTCGCACTGGTCCACAAAGAGGGAACACGTGTTCGCATGGCACGTTCGATTGGCAGGCCCATGCGATTCTTCCTGGCCAAACGGGCAGAAGGTCCCTGCCTGGTGATCGCCGAACGCATTGATGAGATCTATGAGTTCCTCAAAAGCGAAGGACTGGATGACCAGTTTCATCCTTCGTATACGCGTATGGTTCCCGCGCATTATCTGCTCGAACTGCAACTCATCGGCTGTCCGGATCCGAATCCGAAAACGACCCGCTTTTTCACGCCGGAACGTAACCGGCTGACAAACAAGCTGGATGAAATCGGCAAGCAGTATATCAGTGCAGTTTCTGAGGAAATCCACAAATGGCTGGACATGATCCCACAACAGGAACCAATCGGTATGCTGTTTTCTGGCGGTATCGACAGTGGGGCCATTTTTCTGCTGTTGTATCATGCTTTAATCAGTCGCCAGGAATCTCCTTCCCGCCTCAAAGCGTTTTCACTCTCGATTGACGGGGAAGGCAGTGACTGCAGACAGGCATTCGAATTTCTGGATCAGCTGAATCTCAGTCTGTTTCTGGAAATCATGGAAGTACCACAGGATTCACTGGACTATCGGGAAACAATCAAAGTCGTCGAAGACTATAAAGCGCTGGATGTGCAGGCTGCCACGATGACCTATGCTCTGTGCAAAAAAATCCGTGAGCAATATCCCCATTGGAAATATTTGATCGACGGTGATGGCGGTGATGAGAATCTGAAGGATTACCCGATCGACGCAAACCCGGAACTGACCATCCGCAGTGTGCTCAACAACCTGATGCTGTACCAGGAAGGCTGGGGAGTGGAAGCCGTTAAACACTCTTTGACTTATTCGGGGGGACAGAGCCGGGGGCACGTTCGCACTTATGCCCCGGCACGCACGCTCGGGTTCCAGGGCTTCAGCCCCTATGCATTGCCGAATGTCATTGAAGTTGCGGAAGGGATCCCCTTTATCGAGTTGACCGACTGGGATCCCCGCAAGTTGTACGCCCTGAAAGGGGATATCGTCTGCCGGGGGGTCAAACAGGTCACAGGCCTCTCCATGCCCGTTTATCCCAAACGGCGATTTCAGGAAGGCACCCTCAACGGAGATTCATTTCAGTCTGTGTTTGCAGAATCAGAAAACGTGTATCGGCAGACGCTGCTCTCACTGTTTCAACAGCCATCCTAG
- a CDS encoding DUF1501 domain-containing protein codes for MSDLDCHNSVSRRDFLKSSALGISAGWVTGQGIDAGAGLNLKTGQKSVVMIYLPGGPTQFETFDPKPEAPSEIRGSFLPTQTKVPGVQFCELLPRLSSISDRFSVVRTLVGMENRHESFQCYTGRAGGRTEDGEPAGGWPAFGSVISQLLGPGAQGMIPYVDAAPKMSYGPYNNNGSHLQGNPSWPGFTGFKHIPFALEGEVKSDLVLHGIDLTRLNQRKSLLQSVKQNQQQIDGAGLDNFQDQAFEMLTSGRFAEAMDLEREPQSVRDRYGALQKTDPSFGGAPQSPQHLLLARRLVEAGVRCVTVAFGAWDWHANREGSIEYLSKKYLPLFDQALAVFLQDLDERGLLEQTTVIVWGEFGRTPRINAKGGRDHWPGTQSVLMAGGGIQGGRIIGQTDRVGGVPAERPVDVQEIFATLYQNMGVDLATAQINDLSGRPRYLIDDNRPPVRELY; via the coding sequence ATGAGTGATCTTGACTGCCACAACTCTGTTTCACGCCGCGATTTTCTCAAGTCCAGTGCGCTGGGGATTTCCGCGGGCTGGGTTACAGGGCAGGGAATTGATGCGGGAGCCGGGCTGAATCTGAAGACAGGGCAGAAATCGGTGGTCATGATCTATCTGCCCGGCGGTCCGACGCAGTTTGAAACCTTTGATCCCAAGCCGGAAGCTCCCAGTGAAATTCGAGGTTCCTTTCTTCCCACACAGACGAAAGTACCCGGAGTCCAGTTCTGCGAATTATTGCCCCGGCTGTCCTCCATCTCTGATCGCTTTTCCGTGGTCAGAACACTCGTAGGTATGGAAAACCGGCACGAATCCTTCCAGTGCTATACCGGGCGCGCAGGGGGGAGAACCGAAGATGGCGAACCAGCGGGGGGCTGGCCCGCGTTTGGCTCTGTGATTTCTCAACTGCTGGGACCCGGTGCACAGGGAATGATTCCCTACGTCGATGCGGCTCCCAAAATGAGTTACGGTCCCTACAACAACAACGGAAGTCATTTGCAGGGGAATCCCTCGTGGCCCGGATTTACCGGTTTCAAGCACATTCCTTTTGCTCTGGAGGGAGAAGTCAAATCGGATCTGGTGCTGCATGGGATCGACCTGACTCGTTTGAACCAGCGGAAATCGCTGCTGCAGTCAGTCAAACAGAATCAGCAGCAGATTGACGGAGCAGGCCTGGATAACTTTCAGGATCAGGCCTTCGAGATGCTGACCTCCGGACGCTTTGCCGAAGCGATGGACCTCGAGCGTGAACCACAGTCGGTCCGTGATCGCTATGGTGCGCTGCAAAAAACAGATCCCAGCTTTGGGGGCGCACCACAGAGCCCGCAGCATCTGTTACTTGCCCGGCGGCTGGTTGAAGCCGGCGTTCGCTGTGTGACCGTCGCCTTTGGGGCCTGGGACTGGCATGCTAACCGGGAAGGCTCGATTGAATACCTCTCGAAAAAATATCTTCCTCTGTTCGACCAGGCGCTGGCGGTCTTTCTGCAGGATCTGGACGAACGCGGCTTACTGGAACAGACCACAGTCATCGTCTGGGGGGAGTTTGGCCGTACGCCTCGCATTAACGCCAAAGGGGGACGTGATCACTGGCCCGGCACACAGTCCGTGCTCATGGCCGGAGGTGGGATCCAGGGAGGACGCATCATCGGACAGACTGACCGCGTGGGGGGCGTTCCCGCAGAACGACCGGTGGATGTCCAGGAAATCTTCGCGACCCTCTACCAGAATATGGGCGTTGATTTGGCGACCGCCCAGATCAACGACCTTTCTGGCCGACCCCGTTACCTGATCGACGACAACCGTCCGCCGGTACGGGAATTGTATTGA